A stretch of Vigna angularis cultivar LongXiaoDou No.4 chromosome 4, ASM1680809v1, whole genome shotgun sequence DNA encodes these proteins:
- the LOC108321849 gene encoding homeobox-leucine zipper protein ATHB-8 translates to MMAVSSACKDGSKVAMDNGKYVRYTPEQVDALERLYHECPKPSSLRRQQLIRECPILSNIEPKQIKVWFQNRRCREKQRKEASRLQGVNRKLTAMNKLLMEENDRLQKQVSQLVYENSFFRQQTQNATVATTDTSCESVVTSGQRHLTPQHPPRDASPAGLLSIAEETLAEFLSKATGTAVEWVQMPGMKPGPDSIGIVAISHGCPGVAARACGLVGLEPARVAEILKDRLSWFRDCRTVDVLNVMSTGNGGTIELLYMQLYAPTTLAPGRDFWLLRYTSLLEDGSLVVCERSLNNTQNGPAMPPVQHFVRADMLPSGYLIRPCEGGGSIIHIVDHMVLEPWSVPEVLRPLYESSMLLSQRTTMAALRHLRQISQEVSQPSVTGWGRRPAALRALSQRLSKGFNEAVNGFADDGWSMLESDGIDDVTLLVNSSPSKMMGANLGYNTNGFPSMSSSVLCAKASMLLQNVPPAILLRFLREHRSEWADSSIDAYSAAAIKAGPCSLPGARPGGGFGGQVILPLAHTIEHEEFMEVIKLENMGYYRDDMTIPGDVFLLQLCSGVDEHAVGTSAELVFAPIDASFSDDAPILPSGFRIIPLDSSSDAASPNRTLDLASALEVGTTANKAAGDNAGHSGSTKSVMTIAFQFAFEVHLQENIATMARQYVRSIIASVQRVSLALSPSRFGSHNAFHLPPGTPEAQTLARWISNSYRFYLGVELLKCEGSESILKPLWHHSDAILCCSLKALPVFTFANQAGLDMLETTLVALQDITLEKIFDDNGKKTLCSEFPQIMQQGFMCIQGGICLSSMGRPVSYERAVAWKVLNEEESAHCICFMFINWSFV, encoded by the exons ATGATGGCTGTGAGTTCGGCCTGCAAAGATGGGAGCAAGGTGGCAATGGACAACGGCAAGTATGTCCGCTATACACCCGAACAGGTGGACGCACTGGAAAGGCTCTACCATGAATGCCCCAAACCAAGTTCCCTCCGCCGCCAGCAACTCATAAGAGAGTGCCCCATTCTTTCCAACATTGAACCCAAACAGATCAAGGTTTGGTTCCAAAACCGAAG GTGTAGAGAGAAGCAGCGGAAAGAAGCGTCACGGCTGCAAGGTGTGAACAGGAAGCTGACAGCAATGAATAAGTTACTAATGGAGGAAAACGACAGATTGCAGAAGCAGGTGTCACAGCTGGTATATGAAAACAGCTTTTTCCGCCAACAGACTCAGAAC GCTACGGTTGCCACGACGGACACGAGCTGTGAGTCGGTGGTGACGAGCGGTCAGCGGCACTTGACGCCCCAGCATCCCCCGAGGGATGCTAGCCCTGCAGG ACTTTTGTCCATTGCAGAGGAGACTTTAGCAGAGTTTCTTTCAAAGGCCACTGGAACTGCTGTCGAGTGGGTCCAAATGCCCGGGATGAAG CCTGGTCCGGATTCCATTGGAATCGTTGCTATTTCTCACGGTTGCCCTGGAGTGGCCGCACGTGCCTGCGGCCTTGTGGGTCTAGAACCTGCCAGG GTTGCCGAAATCCTCAAAGATAGGCTCTCGTGGTTTCGTGATTGCCGAACCGTGGACGTTCTAAATGTCATGTCCACTGGAAATGGTGGAACCATTGAGCTACTTTACATGCAG TTGTATGCGCCAACAACTTTAGCACCTGGTCGTGACTTCTGGTTGCTGCGCTACACATCACTTTTGGAAGATGGTAGTCTAGTG GTCTGTGAAAGATCACTCAACAATACTCAGAATGGTCCTGCTATGCCTCCGGTGCAGCATTTTGTTAGAGCTGACATGCTGCCAAGTGGCTATCTGATAAGACCTTGCGAAGGAGGGGGGTCCATTATCCATATTGTTGATCATATGGTTCTAGAG CCATGGAGTGTTCCTGAAGTTTTGCGCCCACTTTATGAGTCATCAATGTTGCTATCTCAGAGGACTACTATGGCG GCCTTACGTCATTTGAGGCAGATTTCTCAAGAGGTTTCTCAGCCAAGTGTAACAGGATGGGGAAGAAGGCCTGCAGCTTTACGTGCACTGAGTCAGAGATTGAGCAA GGGCTTTAATGAAGCTGTCAATGGCTTTGCCGATGATGGCTGGTCCATGTTAGAAAGTGATGGCATAGATGATGTCACTCTTCTAGTGAATTCCTCACCTAGCAAGATGATGGGAGCTAACCTTGGCTATAACACCAATGGATTTCCTTCTATGAGCAGTTCTGTGCTATGTGCCAAAGCATCCATGTTGCTACAG AATGTTCCTCCAGCAATTCTTCTTAGATTCTTGAGGGAGCACCGGTCAGAATGGGCAGATAGCAGCATTGATGCCTATTCAGCTGCTGCCATTAAAGCCGGTCCCTGTAGCTTGCCAGGGGCCCGACCAGGAGGAGGTTTTGGGGGTCAGGTTATTCTTCCGCTAGCTCACACAATCGAGCATGAAGAG TTCATGGAGGTTATTAAGCTTGAAAACATGGGCTACTATAGGGACGACATGACTATACCTGGTGATGTTTTCCTCTTGCAA CTTTGCAGTGGAGTGGACGAGCATGCAGTTGGCACCAGCGCAGAACTTGTTTTTGCTCCAATAGATGCATCTTTCTCTGATGATGCACCCATTTTACCTTCTGGGTTTCGCATTATACCACTTGATTCTAGCTCA GATGCTGCTAGTCCAAACCGGACACTTGATCTGGCTTCTGCACTTGAGGTTGGAACCACAGCAAACAAAGCAGCCGGTGATAACGCAGGTCATTCTGGGAGCACAAAATCTGTGATGACAATAGCATTCCAGTTTGCATTTGAAGTCCACCTTCAAGAGAACATAGCAACCATGGCCAGACAGTATGTTCGTAGTATCATTGCCTCTGTTCAAAGGGTTTCATTAGCACTTTCTCCTTCCCGTTTTGGTTCTCACAATGCATTTCACTTACCACCTGGCACTCCTGAGGCTCAAACACTTGCTCGATGGATCTCTAACAGCTATAG GTTCTATCTAGGGGTAGAACTTCTTAAATGTGAAGGCAGTGAATCCATTCTCAAGCCTCTTTGGCATCACTCAGATGCAATTTTGTGCTGCTCTTTAAAG GCATTACCCGTTTTTACGTTTGCAAATCAAGCTGGACTTGACATGCTTGAAACAACTTTGGTTGCACTTCAAGACATAACCCTGGAAAAGATTTTTGATGACAATGGAAAGAAAACCCTGTGCAGCGAGTTCCCCCAGATAATGCAGCAG GGTTTCATGTGTATTCAAGGTGGAATCTGTTTGTCGAGCATGGGTAGGCCAGTGTCCTATGAGAGAGCAGTTGCATGGAAAGTATTAAACGAAGAAGAATCTGCTCATTGCATCTGTTTTATGTTCATCAATTGGTCTTTTGTCTGA